Proteins found in one Paenibacillus sp. FSL R10-2782 genomic segment:
- a CDS encoding carbohydrate ABC transporter permease, producing MMKTKRLFTYAFLIIISFVSIFPFLWMLSSATNLSVDVTKGRLLPGSHLMDNMHNLLEKVDIVTALSNSAKISISTTLLAMLIASLAGYGFEIYRSKAKDVVFNILLMSMMIPFAAIMIPLYRMFGSISNTLPWIGIDTLSSVVIPTVTTAFLIFFFRQSTKMFPKDLLEAGRMDGLSELGLFFRVYMPTMKTTYAAAAIITFMSSWNNYLWPLIVLQTPENQTIPLLISNLGSGYAPDYGVIMIAIVLSTLPTALVFFLMQKHFVAGMVGSVK from the coding sequence ATGATGAAAACGAAAAGATTATTTACGTATGCCTTTCTGATCATTATATCGTTCGTTTCGATTTTTCCGTTCCTGTGGATGCTGTCCAGCGCCACCAACTTGTCGGTTGATGTGACGAAGGGCAGACTCCTGCCTGGCTCTCATCTGATGGATAATATGCACAATCTACTGGAAAAAGTGGATATCGTTACCGCGCTGAGTAATTCAGCGAAAATCTCGATTTCCACGACACTGCTGGCGATGCTGATTGCATCACTGGCAGGCTATGGCTTTGAAATTTACAGAAGTAAAGCCAAGGACGTTGTATTCAATATCCTGCTGATGTCTATGATGATTCCTTTTGCGGCGATCATGATCCCGCTCTATCGGATGTTCGGCAGTATCTCCAATACACTGCCTTGGATCGGTATTGATACACTTTCGTCTGTCGTCATTCCGACGGTGACTACGGCGTTTCTGATCTTCTTTTTCCGTCAAAGCACCAAGATGTTTCCGAAGGACTTGCTGGAAGCTGGTCGTATGGACGGATTGTCCGAGCTGGGTCTGTTCTTCCGGGTGTATATGCCTACGATGAAAACAACCTATGCCGCTGCCGCGATCATCACGTTCATGTCGAGTTGGAATAACTATCTCTGGCCTCTGATCGTGCTGCAAACGCCTGAAAATCAAACGATTCCGTTGTTGATTTCGAACCTCGGCTCTGGCTATGCACCAGATTATGGTGTGATTATGATTGCTATCGTCCTGTCCACGTTGCCGACTGCACTGGTATTTTTCCTGATGCAGAAGCATTTTGTAGCGGGTATGGTAGGCTCGGTAAAATAA
- a CDS encoding sugar ABC transporter permease → MKTAAPKMTTSRFKAGMTGWLFISIAVIMIAAFYFYPMIQALILSFKTGTGSNLTFNGIDNYKRLFTDSMFITAVKNTFIYLIFQVPLMVILALFISVLLNDKNLKFKGFFRTAIFLPCITSLVAYSVVFKYLFSADGLVNSLLLNLHVIGTPIQWITDPFWAKVTIIIAITWRWTGYNMIFYLSGLQNIDSSIYEAARIDGASPIRQFFSITVPLLKPIILFTSITSTIGTLQLFDEIMNITKGGPGNATSSISQYIYNLSFKYSSDFGYAATVSYSIVIMIIILAIIQFKVAGEKK, encoded by the coding sequence ATGAAGACAGCCGCACCCAAAATGACGACATCACGTTTTAAGGCAGGTATGACAGGATGGTTGTTCATTTCCATCGCAGTGATCATGATTGCAGCCTTTTATTTCTACCCGATGATTCAGGCGCTTATCTTGTCCTTCAAGACAGGTACAGGGTCTAATCTGACCTTCAACGGCATTGATAACTACAAGCGTCTGTTCACAGATAGCATGTTTATAACCGCCGTGAAGAACACGTTTATCTATTTGATTTTCCAGGTGCCATTAATGGTGATTCTGGCTCTGTTCATTTCGGTATTGCTCAATGATAAAAATCTTAAATTCAAGGGCTTTTTCCGCACAGCCATCTTCTTGCCTTGTATTACATCGCTGGTCGCCTATTCCGTTGTGTTCAAGTATTTGTTCTCGGCTGACGGTCTGGTAAACTCCTTATTGCTGAATCTGCATGTGATTGGCACGCCGATCCAATGGATTACAGATCCTTTCTGGGCCAAGGTTACGATTATTATTGCGATCACATGGCGCTGGACTGGCTACAATATGATCTTTTACTTGTCCGGTCTCCAGAATATTGACAGCTCCATCTATGAAGCGGCCCGTATTGACGGTGCTTCCCCTATTCGACAGTTTTTCAGCATTACCGTTCCACTGCTTAAGCCGATTATCCTGTTCACCTCGATTACATCGACGATTGGTACACTCCAGCTCTTTGATGAAATCATGAATATTACCAAGGGTGGGCCGGGGAACGCGACATCTTCTATTTCGCAATATATCTACAACCTGTCCTTCAAGTATTCATCCGACTTTGGTTATGCGGCGACCGTATCCTACTCCATCGTCATTATGATCATTATCTTGGCGATCATCCAGTTCAAAGTGGCAGGTGAGAAAAAATGA
- a CDS encoding extracellular solute-binding protein codes for MKKMSFLLLIASLILLSACSSNSEKAATTTDSGKKEITVWAWDPNFNIAALKLAKDRYVAKHPDVNVNIVEYAQNDIVQKMNAGLNSGSTKGLPNVVLIEDYRAQNFLQAYPDSFHDMSSSIKASDFADYKIGPTSYNGKQYGVPFDSGVMGLYVRTDYLEQAGYKVADLTNIDWDKFIEIGKAVKQKTGKDMLTQDPNDLGLIRGMIQSAGSWYLKEDGKTPNLAGNAALKEALLTYKSLFDANIVKMNADWSQFLAAFNSGAVASVPTGNWITPSIKAEASQSGKWAVVPFPKLKNVPESVNASSLGGSSWYVLNTEGQDTAADFLKETFGSDQELYQDMLSKIGIVGSLNAASSGKAYDESDPYFGGDKVYKKFAEWTKQVPKVNYGMHTYAIEDIMTVEIQNYLNGKDVDTVLKDAQGQAEAQLK; via the coding sequence ATGAAAAAAATGTCTTTTCTTTTGTTGATCGCAAGCTTAATCTTGCTATCTGCGTGTTCCAGCAATTCTGAGAAAGCAGCTACTACCACAGATTCCGGTAAGAAAGAAATCACCGTCTGGGCTTGGGACCCGAACTTCAATATCGCAGCCCTAAAGCTGGCAAAGGATCGCTACGTTGCCAAACATCCTGATGTAAACGTAAACATTGTTGAATATGCTCAAAATGATATCGTGCAAAAAATGAATGCCGGTCTTAACTCCGGTTCTACCAAAGGATTACCTAACGTGGTTCTAATCGAGGATTACCGGGCACAAAATTTCCTGCAAGCCTATCCTGATTCCTTCCATGATATGAGCAGCTCGATCAAAGCATCGGACTTCGCGGATTATAAAATCGGACCGACCAGCTACAACGGCAAGCAATACGGTGTTCCATTCGACTCCGGTGTTATGGGTCTGTATGTAAGAACAGATTATTTGGAACAAGCTGGCTACAAAGTAGCTGACCTGACCAACATTGATTGGGACAAATTCATTGAAATTGGTAAAGCCGTAAAACAAAAAACAGGTAAAGATATGCTGACTCAAGATCCGAACGACCTCGGTCTGATCCGTGGTATGATCCAATCCGCAGGTTCATGGTACCTGAAAGAAGACGGTAAAACACCAAACCTGGCAGGTAATGCAGCTCTGAAAGAAGCGCTCTTGACGTACAAATCCTTGTTCGATGCGAACATTGTTAAAATGAATGCCGACTGGAGTCAATTCCTGGCAGCCTTCAATAGCGGTGCAGTTGCTTCCGTTCCTACAGGTAACTGGATTACGCCTTCAATCAAAGCAGAAGCTTCACAATCGGGTAAATGGGCGGTTGTTCCTTTCCCTAAATTGAAAAATGTACCTGAATCCGTGAATGCTTCCAGCCTCGGCGGCAGCTCCTGGTATGTGCTGAATACAGAAGGTCAAGATACCGCTGCTGATTTCCTGAAAGAAACATTCGGTTCAGATCAAGAGCTATATCAAGATATGCTGAGCAAAATTGGAATTGTCGGTTCATTAAACGCAGCTTCCAGCGGTAAAGCTTATGACGAGTCAGATCCGTACTTCGGTGGCGACAAAGTCTACAAGAAATTCGCAGAATGGACCAAACAAGTTCCAAAAGTCAATTATGGTATGCACACTTATGCCATTGAGGACATCATGACCGTTGAAATTCAAAACTACCTGAACGGCAAAGATGTAGACACAGTTCTGAAAGATGCTCAAGGACAAGCAGAAGCACAGCTTAAATAA
- a CDS encoding DUF4179 domain-containing protein — translation MSRYYEKEQHIPQPEYDAMWVNIEQEATKRKAALQQSQEAPMHRAKIVPASIVFSCFLLVAIPVFAGVAINWDRIGGRNVTIALNNGIGQRYDLKASSAGITMNLNGVVTDGEKMKMLISLDPGTDPTSYIGFAIEKTMVTSNSDTKERAHGYLNYDPKSQKLLGIYETVDTLKDRKKDYTLEAQNLIFYRNQDIPLKTDHQAGDTLVTGSKQYPNIYIESVRQTNNKTVVRFRVAAAPSDLGRGNPHLVMKVGDKEIDAIPTILPSDSPDLHIEQVFNMTAQDWKKANLHFRYIEEAKRIEGTWKFEFEADGKKASEAIYSKKLHTSAEFQENTGTTLDQLIVTPLDIEILVTERDSLKKGNVHYKTAQLVIGDKKISGGWNIKGAGPENYQHLYQFESPEWYKDWSDVPMKLILKDAVIEKRDTSKNWITLHKPKEEKQFAELNTDGYQIDFTYYTEGKDLIVESKSGSPGFKGVNQTTMRINGKEVVPEIIAKGMVSTGVNVDRYKDIELDGKLELNPGIYKYSDPRRDIEVILK, via the coding sequence GTGAGTCGATATTATGAAAAAGAACAGCACATTCCTCAACCTGAATATGATGCAATGTGGGTAAATATAGAACAGGAAGCAACCAAACGAAAAGCAGCTTTGCAACAGTCACAGGAAGCACCTATGCATCGAGCAAAAATTGTTCCTGCGAGTATCGTATTCTCATGTTTTCTGCTCGTTGCCATCCCTGTATTCGCTGGTGTGGCTATCAATTGGGATAGAATAGGCGGACGTAATGTAACCATTGCGCTAAATAATGGTATTGGCCAGCGGTATGATCTAAAAGCATCCAGTGCAGGCATTACGATGAATTTGAATGGTGTTGTAACGGATGGCGAAAAAATGAAAATGCTGATCTCTTTGGATCCAGGAACCGATCCAACCAGTTATATTGGGTTTGCTATAGAGAAAACTATGGTAACTAGCAATTCTGATACCAAGGAACGAGCACACGGATATTTAAATTACGATCCTAAAAGCCAGAAACTCCTCGGCATTTATGAAACGGTTGATACTTTAAAGGATCGTAAAAAAGATTACACACTTGAGGCACAGAATCTAATTTTTTATCGTAACCAGGATATTCCCTTAAAGACGGATCATCAGGCCGGGGATACCCTCGTTACCGGGAGCAAGCAGTATCCTAACATTTATATAGAATCCGTTCGACAAACCAACAACAAGACTGTTGTCCGCTTTAGAGTTGCTGCGGCTCCATCCGATTTAGGACGTGGGAACCCGCATTTGGTAATGAAAGTGGGCGACAAAGAGATAGACGCAATCCCAACCATTCTACCTAGCGACAGCCCAGACTTGCATATTGAGCAGGTATTCAACATGACTGCACAGGATTGGAAAAAGGCAAACCTTCATTTTCGTTACATTGAGGAAGCAAAACGAATTGAAGGTACTTGGAAGTTCGAATTTGAAGCGGATGGAAAAAAAGCAAGTGAAGCGATTTATTCCAAGAAGCTGCATACCAGCGCCGAATTCCAAGAAAATACAGGCACTACCTTAGACCAACTGATTGTTACCCCCTTGGATATTGAAATTCTAGTAACAGAGCGTGATTCCCTTAAAAAAGGAAATGTTCATTATAAAACTGCTCAGCTGGTTATAGGGGATAAAAAAATTAGCGGAGGATGGAATATTAAAGGAGCTGGTCCTGAAAATTATCAACACTTATATCAATTTGAATCTCCAGAGTGGTATAAGGACTGGTCTGATGTTCCAATGAAACTTATATTGAAAGATGCTGTCATCGAGAAACGTGATACGTCCAAGAATTGGATCACTCTTCATAAACCTAAAGAAGAAAAACAGTTCGCTGAGCTTAATACGGACGGTTATCAAATTGATTTCACATACTATACAGAGGGAAAAGATTTGATTGTCGAATCGAAATCCGGTTCCCCTGGCTTCAAAGGCGTCAACCAAACAACGATGCGAATTAACGGTAAAGAAGTAGTGCCTGAGATCATTGCGAAGGGTATGGTATCCACAGGAGTTAATGTTGACCGTTACAAAGATATTGAATTAGACGGAAAATTGGAACTAAATCCTGGCATCTACAAGTACAGCGATCCTAGACGTGATATTGAAGTTATTTTGAAATAG
- a CDS encoding glycoside hydrolase family 2 TIM barrel-domain containing protein gives MTIHTPSLDWLTNVTKFAVHRLPAYSDHKYYATLQEAERYADMAWRHSLNGSWKFNYATNPSSRPVEFHAPDFEYGGWSDIQVPGHIQTQGFGQMQYVNTMYPWDGHSDVRPPHIPEDHNPVGSYIKSFVLPEHMASDGQPVFISFQGVESAFYVWLNGQFVGYSEDSFTPSDFELTPFLQAGENKLAVEVYQRSTGAWLEDQDFWRFSGIFRDVYLYTIPSVHVRDLHAKAGLDASYTKGLLELELTLEKAVAAYAAVDIKDAAGQIVASLKADFTDGKASLSATLDQVQRWSAEKPYLYTLFIQIHEPDGTLVEVIPQKIGFRKFELINKVMHLNGKRIVFKGVNRHEFNARTGRAISREDMLWDIRTLKQNNMNAVRTSHYPNQTLWYELCDEYGVYVIDEMNLETHGSWQKLGAVEPSWNIPANLPEWQDIVMDRAISMLERDKNHASILIWSCGNESYAGEVLRNVANYFRATDPSRLVHYEGVFHNRTYDDTSDMESRMYAKPADIEQYLNDNPQKPYISCEYMHAMGNSVGGMHKYTELENKYELYQGGFIWDYIDQAVMKKDRYGREYLAIGGDFDDRATDYGFCTDGIVYADRKVSPKMQEVKFLYQNLKLIPDRGGVTIRNENLFEGTDDYELVYSLLHEGHEIARNVIHVDVAAQTEAHIPLTLADTVGVNAPGEYVIHTSLVLKEATLWAEAGYEVAFGQHIFIVEDTRPQTVPAGSIRVVHGDVNIGVHGADFSIMFSKGAGSLTSLRYAGREMIAIPPAPLFWRATTDNDRGVALGFEAGGWFAASLTRKCVGIEVREEQTDHVTVTFRYTLSIHADVQVAVAYTVFADGSLKVKSTYEGVSGLPNLPIFALSFKVPADYRHLDWYAMGPDENYIDRAFGARLGVFHNEAADNVSGYAVPQESGNRTGVRRVDITDDSQRGIRITAPATAPVECNISPYTAFELESAYHQYELPNVYYTVVTVAGKQMGVGGDDSWGAPVHEEYQIPADQKLEFEFTVQRV, from the coding sequence TTGACCATCCACACCCCTAGCCTGGATTGGCTAACCAACGTAACCAAGTTTGCAGTACATCGGCTGCCAGCCTATTCCGATCATAAATATTACGCTACACTTCAGGAAGCGGAGCGTTATGCCGATATGGCTTGGCGTCATAGCCTGAACGGTAGCTGGAAGTTCAACTATGCTACGAATCCATCCAGCCGTCCGGTTGAGTTCCATGCCCCTGATTTTGAATACGGCGGCTGGAGCGACATTCAGGTACCGGGTCATATTCAGACGCAAGGCTTCGGCCAAATGCAGTACGTGAATACGATGTACCCGTGGGACGGACATTCGGACGTTCGCCCGCCCCATATTCCCGAAGATCACAACCCGGTCGGGAGCTATATCAAAAGCTTTGTTTTGCCGGAACATATGGCTTCTGACGGTCAGCCTGTGTTCATTTCTTTTCAGGGCGTCGAGTCGGCTTTCTATGTGTGGTTGAACGGGCAATTTGTCGGGTACAGTGAGGACAGCTTTACACCGTCTGATTTTGAATTGACACCGTTCCTGCAAGCAGGCGAAAACAAGCTGGCGGTTGAGGTATATCAGAGAAGTACAGGGGCATGGCTGGAGGATCAGGATTTCTGGCGTTTTTCCGGTATCTTCAGAGACGTATATCTGTACACCATCCCATCTGTTCACGTACGTGACCTGCATGCCAAGGCCGGTCTGGACGCCTCGTATACGAAGGGCCTTCTGGAGCTGGAGCTGACCTTGGAAAAAGCAGTAGCAGCCTATGCAGCCGTCGATATCAAAGATGCTGCGGGCCAGATTGTAGCTTCTTTGAAGGCAGATTTTACAGATGGCAAGGCTTCGCTGTCAGCAACACTGGATCAAGTCCAGCGCTGGAGTGCCGAAAAGCCCTACCTGTACACGTTGTTCATCCAAATTCACGAGCCGGACGGGACACTGGTGGAGGTCATTCCGCAGAAGATCGGCTTCCGCAAATTTGAGCTGATCAACAAGGTGATGCATCTGAACGGCAAGCGGATCGTCTTCAAAGGCGTGAACCGCCATGAATTCAACGCTCGTACTGGACGTGCGATTTCTCGTGAAGATATGCTATGGGATATTCGCACGCTCAAGCAAAACAATATGAACGCGGTTCGCACCTCTCACTATCCGAATCAGACCCTGTGGTATGAGCTGTGTGATGAGTACGGGGTGTATGTGATCGACGAAATGAACCTGGAAACACACGGCTCCTGGCAAAAGCTTGGCGCAGTCGAGCCTTCTTGGAATATTCCAGCCAATCTTCCAGAGTGGCAGGATATCGTGATGGATCGCGCCATTTCCATGCTGGAGCGGGACAAAAACCATGCGTCCATTCTGATCTGGTCCTGCGGTAATGAGTCCTATGCGGGTGAAGTGCTGCGCAATGTAGCCAACTATTTCCGAGCCACCGACCCGAGCCGACTGGTGCACTACGAAGGCGTATTCCACAACCGCACGTACGATGATACCAGCGATATGGAGAGCCGGATGTACGCCAAGCCCGCAGATATCGAGCAGTATTTGAACGACAATCCGCAAAAACCGTATATCAGTTGTGAATACATGCATGCGATGGGTAATTCCGTAGGCGGTATGCACAAATATACAGAGCTGGAGAACAAATACGAGCTGTATCAGGGCGGCTTTATTTGGGATTACATTGATCAGGCGGTTATGAAAAAAGATCGCTATGGACGCGAGTACCTCGCGATCGGCGGCGACTTTGACGACCGGGCCACAGACTATGGCTTCTGTACGGATGGGATCGTCTATGCGGACCGGAAGGTTTCACCGAAGATGCAGGAGGTCAAATTCCTGTACCAAAATCTGAAGCTGATCCCGGATCGGGGCGGTGTGACGATTCGCAATGAAAATCTGTTCGAGGGAACAGATGACTACGAGCTGGTATACAGCCTGCTTCATGAAGGCCACGAAATCGCACGGAACGTAATTCATGTGGATGTAGCGGCACAGACAGAAGCTCATATTCCGTTGACGCTGGCGGACACGGTTGGAGTAAACGCGCCTGGTGAATACGTCATTCACACGTCTCTGGTCTTGAAAGAAGCTACGCTCTGGGCGGAGGCTGGATATGAAGTAGCCTTTGGACAGCATATTTTCATCGTGGAGGATACACGTCCACAGACTGTTCCTGCTGGCAGCATTCGAGTTGTGCATGGCGATGTAAACATCGGCGTTCACGGTGCGGATTTTAGTATCATGTTCTCCAAAGGAGCAGGCAGCCTGACTTCGCTGCGCTACGCTGGACGCGAGATGATCGCCATTCCTCCTGCCCCATTGTTCTGGCGTGCAACCACGGACAATGACAGAGGTGTAGCGCTTGGGTTTGAAGCAGGCGGTTGGTTTGCTGCAAGTCTGACACGCAAATGCGTGGGAATTGAAGTCAGGGAAGAGCAAACTGATCACGTAACGGTTACATTTCGCTATACACTAAGCATTCATGCAGACGTACAGGTGGCAGTGGCGTATACCGTCTTTGCCGACGGCAGCCTGAAAGTGAAATCCACTTATGAAGGCGTCTCGGGGTTGCCTAACTTGCCGATCTTCGCGCTCTCGTTCAAGGTTCCGGCAGACTACCGCCATCTGGACTGGTACGCCATGGGACCGGATGAAAACTATATCGACCGGGCCTTCGGTGCAAGACTCGGCGTATTCCACAACGAAGCAGCGGACAACGTATCCGGTTATGCCGTGCCACAGGAATCCGGTAATCGTACAGGCGTACGTCGTGTCGATATTACCGACGATTCTCAGCGAGGTATTCGCATTACTGCACCTGCAACCGCGCCTGTGGAATGCAATATTTCACCATACACAGCGTTTGAGCTGGAAAGCGCATACCATCAGTATGAGCTGCCCAACGTCTACTACACCGTCGTCACGGTGGCTGGCAAGCAAATGGGTGTCGGCGGCGACGATAGCTGGGGCGCTCCCGTACACGAGGAATACCAAATACCAGCCGATCAGAAGCTGGAGTTTGAGTTTACCGTGCAACGGGTGTAA
- a CDS encoding sensor histidine kinase: MKRYMHKIKYQGLFFKIFVVMVVSITAVSLLTSLVTIRMSERLFAETFSITNAKVLSQIQSSFESFNDSIVNAVTHASENGTVKNYLTGGQSDSINSARIYFGMAQQMKQIKSNVDAYDVSVAITGMNGRSFYSDSSYWPVTAEELRNNLITARSSAQPTRLMYQLDTDLLRQQMNNTGQKPTPYIIASRAFMERTSGTLYGMIYIAIREPEFRRFYNNFTSNGNDVLILDKSGLIVSSNRQDLIGQHSRELLGYATKINEQGLNYINANVMNKESILLSNYIPSYDFYLVNMIDRHTAIGQIIDVKSVVLICIGIVLIALLIVFLISRRLIRSLTRLVKQMSTVREKNFDNYLPVTGSYEVRQLSHAYNYMLDELNDYIRKLLETQKEQRNAELAALQRQINPHFLYNTLASIKMLVLKGNKETAAETINALISLLQNTISNVSETITIEQEMANMQNYVFINHVRYGQRVQVNYFVSPDCLEYHVPKLIIQPFIENSFFHAFNEKTAGHIYILVSKTDDTLICEVADDGDGMDLDGHTAKDGLPNPKSKRQLFTGIGIQNVHNRITLLYGEEYGVTISSKKGEGTKVKMTLPLIVKPAPPI; this comes from the coding sequence ATGAAAAGGTATATGCATAAAATCAAATATCAAGGTCTGTTCTTTAAAATATTTGTCGTTATGGTGGTCAGCATCACCGCGGTGTCCTTGCTGACCTCTTTGGTGACGATTCGAATGTCTGAACGACTCTTTGCCGAGACATTCAGTATTACGAATGCCAAGGTACTCAGCCAAATTCAGTCCAGCTTTGAGTCCTTCAATGACTCGATTGTGAATGCCGTAACCCATGCCTCGGAAAACGGGACGGTCAAAAACTATCTGACAGGCGGCCAATCCGATTCCATTAACTCGGCACGCATCTACTTCGGTATGGCACAGCAGATGAAGCAGATTAAATCAAATGTCGACGCCTATGATGTCAGTGTCGCCATAACGGGCATGAACGGCCGAAGCTTCTATTCCGACTCGTCCTACTGGCCGGTCACTGCGGAGGAGCTCAGGAACAATTTGATTACAGCACGAAGCTCGGCACAGCCGACACGACTTATGTATCAACTGGATACTGATTTACTTCGTCAGCAAATGAATAATACTGGACAGAAACCCACACCCTATATTATCGCCTCCAGAGCATTCATGGAGCGAACTAGCGGTACGTTGTATGGCATGATCTACATTGCCATTCGCGAGCCCGAATTCCGCCGCTTCTATAACAACTTCACAAGCAACGGCAATGATGTACTTATTTTGGACAAATCGGGACTCATTGTGTCGAGCAACCGTCAGGACTTGATCGGGCAGCACTCCCGTGAGCTGCTGGGCTATGCCACAAAAATCAATGAGCAAGGGCTAAATTACATTAATGCGAACGTGATGAACAAGGAAAGTATCCTCCTTTCCAACTACATTCCTTCGTATGATTTTTACCTGGTTAACATGATTGACAGGCACACCGCAATCGGACAAATTATTGACGTTAAATCGGTTGTATTGATCTGCATTGGCATCGTGCTGATTGCTTTGTTGATCGTTTTTCTGATTTCCCGGCGTTTAATTCGTTCTTTGACTCGGCTGGTCAAGCAAATGTCGACTGTCCGCGAGAAAAATTTTGATAACTATCTCCCGGTAACGGGCAGCTATGAGGTCAGGCAGTTGAGTCATGCTTACAATTACATGCTGGATGAACTGAATGACTATATTCGCAAGCTGCTGGAGACGCAAAAAGAACAACGGAATGCAGAGCTGGCTGCACTGCAACGACAGATCAATCCACATTTTCTGTACAATACACTGGCTTCGATTAAAATGCTGGTGCTCAAAGGAAACAAGGAAACCGCCGCTGAGACAATCAATGCGCTCATTTCCCTACTGCAAAATACAATCAGCAATGTGAGCGAAACGATCACCATCGAGCAGGAAATGGCCAACATGCAAAATTATGTGTTCATTAACCATGTGCGCTACGGGCAGCGGGTACAGGTGAATTATTTTGTGTCACCGGATTGTCTGGAGTACCATGTGCCGAAGCTGATTATTCAGCCTTTTATCGAAAACTCGTTTTTCCATGCATTTAATGAGAAGACTGCGGGTCATATCTATATACTGGTGTCCAAAACGGACGATACATTAATCTGTGAGGTGGCCGATGACGGAGACGGTATGGATTTGGACGGGCATACGGCAAAGGACGGACTGCCCAATCCTAAAAGCAAGCGCCAACTGTTCACTGGCATCGGCATCCAGAATGTACACAACCGCATTACCCTTCTTTATGGAGAAGAGTATGGCGTGACCATCTCCAGCAAAAAAGGCGAAGGCACCAAAGTGAAAATGACACTGCCATTGATCGTAAAACCCGCCCCTCCTATCTAA